The following are encoded together in the Phaseolus vulgaris cultivar G19833 chromosome 9, P. vulgaris v2.0, whole genome shotgun sequence genome:
- the LOC137822063 gene encoding uncharacterized protein yields MVSFHKALAESPRPEIHAEFEASSKKRKWEEPFAEDFFKDQTTIEKKKSIFDIEIHPEAPFSSDKWRQYLTIQSGQIQLCNTRTTSEDHKRSPEPPPSYHMSLDLELNLTCESLRKREDSYYMNEKQTSGSPGGLSERDQDLFNEPSKCKKDSEGINIRSPSWLSSTEDDSNEMVATVCMRCHMLVMLCKSSPSCPNCKFMHPPDQNPSKFLKRRCSLLC; encoded by the exons ATGGTCTCCTTTCACAAAGCGCTGGCCGAGAGTCCAAGGCCTGAAATTCATGCAGAATTTGAAGCATCATCAAAGAAGAGAAAATGGGAAGAGCCATTTGCCGAAGATTTCTTCAAGGATCAAACAACtatagaaaaaaagaaatctATCTTTGATATAGAGATTCACCCTGAGGCCCCTTTTTCTTCAGATAAATGGCGTCAATACCTCACTATCCAG TCAGGGCAGATACAGTTGTGTAACACACGAACAACATCAGAGGACCACAAAAGAAGTCCCGAACCACCTCCTTCTTATCACATGAGTTTAGACCTTGAGCTGAATTTGACATGCGAATCACTGAGGAAAAGAGAAGACAGTTACTATATGAATGAGAAGCAGACTTCTGGTTCCCCAGGAGGTTTGAGTGAACGTGATCAGGATCTGTTCAATGAACCGAGCAAGTGTAAGAAAGATTCAGAAGGTATAAATATTCGTTCTCCCTCGTGGCTGTCATCAACTGAGGATGATAGCAATGAGATGGTTGCAACAGTTTGCATGCGGTGCCACATGTTGGTAATGCTATGCAAGTCATCTCCTTCCTGTCCTAACTGCAAATTCATGCACCCACCAGATCAGAACCCTTcaaaattcttgaagagaaggTGCAGTCTTTTGTGCTAG
- the LOC137821613 gene encoding probable mitochondrial adenine nucleotide transporter BTL3, with amino-acid sequence MTKQEGDLCQQQSTHSPLTFFNSFSDYGSFTGGLFLEPKIPDSFLRSVSLKIHAATSSESNPRRQRRRFPAGCFLSVSLPTAKLVTEPKLPNGEQVSLQGTTSNGVVQQRKVKVRGGNAVNTTKHLWAGAIAAMVSRTCVAPLERLKLEYIVRGEKRNIFELISKIAASQGLRGFWKGNLVNILRTAPFKAVNFCAYDTYRKQLLRFSGNEETTNFERFIAGAAAGITATIICLPLDTIRTKLVAPGGEALGGVIDAFQYMIRTEGFFSLYKGLVPSIISMAPSGAVFYGVYDILKSAYLHSPEGKKRIKNMHKQGKELSAFDQLELGPVRTLLNGAIAGACAEAATYPFEVVRRRLQLQVQATKLSSFATLVKIVEQGGIPALYAGLVPSLLQVLPSASISFFVYEFMKIVLKVE; translated from the exons ATGACAAAGCAGGAAGGGGACCTCTGCCAGCAACAAAGTACACATTCTCCCCTCACTTTCTTCAATTCATTTTCCGATTATGGTTCCTTCACCGGAGGGTTGTTTCTTGAGCCCAAAATTCCCGATTCTTTTCTGCGTTCGGTTTCTTTAAAGATTCACGCCGCCACTTCTTCCGAATCCAACCCTCGCCGCCAACGGAGGAGGTTTCCGGCCGGGTGTTTCTTATCAGTGAGCTTGCCGACTGCAAAACTCGTCACCGAACCCAAACTGCCAAATGGCGAACAGGTGTCCCTCCAGGGCACCACCTCCAACGGCGTCGTCCAGCAAAGAAAGGTTAAGGTGCGTGGAGGCAATGCCGTCAACACCACCAAGCATCTCTGGGCTGGTGCTATTGCGGCTATGGTGTCTAG aACTTGTGTTGCTCCACTTGAAAGACTGAAGTTGGAATACATAGTTCGGGGTGAGAAGAGGAATATATTCGAGCTTATTAGCAAAATTGCCGCTTCTCAAGGGTTGAGAGGCTTTTGGAAAGGGAACCTTGTAAATATTCTGCGAACAGCTCCATTCAAAGCGGTTAATTTTTGTGCCTACGATACTTATAGAAAGCAGTTGCTGAGGTTTTCTGGGAATGAGGAAACTACCAATTTTGAGAGGTTTATTGCTGGTGCTGCTGCTGGGATTACTGCTACCATTATTTGCCTTCCACTTGACACT ATCCGAACCAAGTTGGTGGCACCTGGAGGAGAAGCTTTGGGTGGTGTAATTGATGCTTTCCAATACATGATTCGAACTGAAGGATTCTTTTCCCTGTACAAGGGTTTAGTACCATCAATTATAAGTATGGCTCCGTCTGGTGCAGTTTTTTATGGTGTATATGATATACTCAAATCAGCTTATCTGCATTCACCGGAAGGAAAGAAGAGAATAAAGAATATGCATAAACAGGGTAAGGAATTGAGTGCCTTTGATCAGCTTGAGTTGGGTCCAGTAAGAACATTGTTGAATGGGGCTATAGCTGGTGCATGTGCAGAAGCTGCTACGTACCCATTTGAAGTGGTGAGGAGGCGACTTCAATTGCAAGTCCAGGCTACCAAATTAAGTTCTTTTGCAACGTTGGTTAAAATAGTTGAACAGGGAGGCATTCCAGCTCTCTATGCAGGACTTGTTCCCAGCTTATTACAG GTACTTCCTTCAGCTTCAATAAGTTTCTTTGTCTATGAGTTCATGAAGATTGTTCTGAAAGTGGAGTAG